From one Vanessa tameamea isolate UH-Manoa-2023 chromosome 9, ilVanTame1 primary haplotype, whole genome shotgun sequence genomic stretch:
- the Pig-q gene encoding phosphatidylinositol N-acetylglucosaminyltransferase subunit Q, whose product MHKMPELIRILLPVLPNDNKDFFYKGYIDNSDHNCVTIFITAYANSPKIFKTKPLKENIIYGCSSDNVFDKKHMKIENWLITNRNEYPQINSLIINGKPKTDADCILMLYDYNKVRNSETISNRDDYFSTLQGLIHKDAGNHCNKVCESSFKNNNWFTSSMLVQHVYNYIYLLKWLWKSVRNKKRVSIKQGNLLLAILVDVILGYLFLQLVISSKKDLGVLLMGVLENLVNLMYSLLKWLMGAPAGLKLNNAFNKMLGKYFLYHVELWWLFIDVSGEKLDVILHLYQYLGYLGFTFQAAIISDMICLATFHSYCIYVYAARLFNIQISGLKALLRLFVGRKYNPLRGGIDSCEYTNQELFVGTVAFTILLLLLPTTVMYYIVFTMFRVLSLAVQYVLAKIIYTIQTLPFYIIVLWVSQSPKLAGNIFIEEVKGNKNTSSLILKVKLYNKSFQDLMKNFRPPVHVSKQIEWSNIVSNIFTGKQIV is encoded by the exons atgcataaaatGCCTGAACTCATCAGAATACTATTGCCTGTGCTGCCAAATgacaataaagattttttttataagggaTACATTGATAACAGTGATCATAATTGTGTAACGATATTTATTACTGCATATGCTAACagtccaaaaatatttaaaactaaacccCTAAAggagaatattatttatggatgCAGCTCTGAcaatgtttttgataaaaaacacatgaaaattgaaaattggtTGATAACAAACAGAAATGAATATCCCCAAATCAACAGTTTAATTATCAATGGTAAACCAAAGACTGATGCAGattgtatattaatgttatatgattataataaagttcGAAATTCAGAAACAATAAGTAACAGAGATGACTACTTTTCAACATTACAAGGTTTGATCCATAAAGATGCTGGTAACCATTGTAACAAAGTCTGCGaatcttcttttaaaaataataattggttcACTTCATCCATGCTTGTCCAAcatgtttataattacatttacttacTTAAATGGCTTTGGAAATCAGTGAGGAATAAGAAAAGA GTTTCAATAAAACAGGGAAATTTATTATTGGCTATATTGGTTGACGTAATATTAGGATATTTATTTCTACAACTGGTCATTTCCAGTAAAAAAGACCTGGGTGTGTTATTAATGGGTGTTTTGGAg AATTTAGTCAATTTAATGTATTCTTTACTTAAATGGCTGATGGGCGCTCCGGCtgggttaaaattaaataatgctttcaataaaatgttgggaaagtattttttgtaccaTGTCGAATTATGGTGGCTGTTTATAG ATGTATCTGGTGAAAAGTTGGATGTTATATTGCATTTATATCAATACCTCGGTTATTTGGGCTTCACTTTCCAAGCAGCTATAATATCAGATATGATCTGCTTGGCGACATTCCACTCTTATTGCATATATGTGTATGCAGCCAG ACtttttaacatacaaatatcAGGGCTTAAAGCCTTGTTGAGACTGTTTGTAGGAAGAAAGTATAATCCGCTGAGGGGTGGTATTGATTCCTGTGAATATACTAACCAAGAGTTATTTGTGGGTACAGTGGCATTTACAATATTGCTTTTGTTGTTGCCAACAACAGTTATGTACTACATTGTTTTTACTATG ttTAGAGTTTTATCTCTCGCAGTGCAGTATGTGTtagcaaaaataatatacaccaTACAAACTcttcctttttatattatagttcttTGGGTATCACAGTCACCTAAGTTAGCAG gaaatatatttattgaagaggtcaaaggaaataaaaatacatcatcATTAATCCTCaaagtaaaattgtataataaatcttttcaaGATCTAATGAAAAACTTCAGACCACCGGTGCATGTGTCAAAACAAATTGAATGgagtaatattgtatcaaatatatttacagggAAACAGAt